One window of Leifsonia sp. AK011 genomic DNA carries:
- a CDS encoding cytochrome c — protein sequence MAKKKATGRRHPLASVALLLVGLIATGGVYALATSSATAETEASQAALIEEGGKLFAANCATCHGMALQGTSQAPSLIGVGAAAVDFQVGTGRMPMAATGPQAEVKPPQFTAEQTAALAAYVASRAPGPAIPDESLLQGDGDAAVGAELFRINCAMCHNVAGAGGALTEGKYAPPLVGVEAAYVYEAMITGPQNMPVFNDHNISPENKADIITYLKFLEDNPEPGGFGLGNIGPVSEGLFIWIFGLGAIVAITVWLTAKSN from the coding sequence ATGGCGAAGAAGAAAGCAACCGGACGTCGACACCCTCTCGCGAGCGTCGCACTCCTGCTCGTCGGTCTCATCGCGACCGGAGGCGTGTACGCGTTGGCCACTTCCAGCGCGACCGCGGAGACCGAGGCATCCCAGGCTGCACTCATCGAAGAGGGCGGCAAGCTGTTCGCCGCGAACTGCGCCACCTGCCACGGAATGGCGCTCCAGGGAACGTCCCAGGCCCCGAGTCTGATCGGCGTGGGAGCGGCAGCAGTGGACTTCCAGGTCGGAACGGGCCGCATGCCGATGGCTGCCACCGGACCCCAGGCCGAGGTCAAGCCACCCCAGTTCACGGCAGAGCAGACGGCAGCCCTCGCGGCGTACGTCGCCTCCCGCGCTCCCGGCCCGGCCATTCCCGACGAGAGCCTCCTTCAGGGTGACGGCGATGCGGCGGTCGGTGCCGAGCTCTTCCGCATCAACTGCGCCATGTGTCACAACGTCGCCGGTGCCGGTGGCGCGCTGACCGAGGGCAAGTACGCTCCCCCGCTCGTCGGAGTGGAAGCCGCCTACGTCTATGAGGCCATGATCACGGGTCCGCAGAACATGCCCGTCTTCAACGACCACAACATTTCGCCTGAGAACAAGGCGGACATCATCACGTACTTGAAGTTCCTCGAGGACAACCCCGAGCCCGGTGGCTTCGGACTCGGCAACATCGGACCAGTGTCCGAGGGCCTGTTCATCTGGATCTTCGGACTCGGCGCGATCGTCGCGATCACCGTGTGGCTCACCGCCAAGTCCAACTAG
- a CDS encoding heme-copper oxidase subunit III — protein sequence MTKPPTEIDHNGRVTTASLPRTVGAPAVQRPNVVAVGTIVWLGSEVMFFAGLFAIYFTLKATSPGLWEEQTAKLNVTFAAINTTILVLSSFTAQAGVFAAERLQPHRTGGLFNFRKWGMVEWFFLTYAMGATFVVGQIYEYALLVSEHVSLSSDSYGSAFYITTGFHGLHVTGGLIAFLLVIGRAFAVKAFGHKEATTAVVVSYYWHFVDVVWIGLFLIIYVLK from the coding sequence ATGACAAAACCGCCGACGGAAATCGACCATAATGGGAGGGTGACTACAGCCTCACTACCCCGCACGGTCGGGGCCCCAGCCGTCCAGCGCCCCAACGTCGTTGCCGTAGGAACGATCGTGTGGCTGGGCAGCGAGGTCATGTTCTTCGCTGGCCTGTTCGCGATCTACTTCACGCTCAAGGCGACCTCCCCCGGACTGTGGGAGGAGCAGACGGCCAAGCTCAACGTCACGTTTGCGGCGATCAACACCACGATCCTCGTGCTCTCGTCGTTCACTGCCCAGGCCGGTGTTTTCGCGGCCGAGCGTCTTCAGCCCCACCGCACGGGCGGCCTCTTCAACTTCCGTAAGTGGGGAATGGTCGAGTGGTTCTTCCTGACCTACGCGATGGGCGCCACCTTCGTGGTCGGCCAGATCTACGAGTACGCACTTCTCGTGAGCGAACACGTGAGCCTGTCGAGCGACTCCTACGGGTCGGCCTTCTACATCACGACCGGATTCCACGGTCTCCACGTGACGGGAGGACTCATCGCCTTCCTGCTCGTGATCGGTCGAGCCTTCGCGGTCAAGGCCTTCGGGCACAAGGAGGCGACGACGGCCGTCGTCGTCTCGTACTACTGGCACTTCGTTGATGTCGTCTGGATCGGCCTGTTCCTGATCATCTACGTCCTCAAATGA